The Vitis riparia cultivar Riparia Gloire de Montpellier isolate 1030 chromosome 3, EGFV_Vit.rip_1.0, whole genome shotgun sequence genome segment TAAAAATTAATACTCCTAAATTATATGAATTAAggatttgaaaaatgtttttaaaaattattgtataatattaaattaagtgatcgaattttaaaaatctaatgaaaTGCTATATCCTTAACAATTGTTTCTTAAATGGTTTTCTATTctgtgaaataaaaaatagtgaaacacatttgatataaaaaattataaaaaaaaaaaatcataaaacaatttttttcttaaaataaaaaataaaatgtttttaagaaatatttttaattaattgtttctacttattttctaaaaattatttttaaaaataattatatagatatagaaaatgattaaaaaataaaacatcatgtatgaagttattttaaaacatatttaaaaatataaaaaatgggttaataacattttaaattttcaaacaaacttttgttttacaaaataccgaaaattgttttttaaaaatatttttcaaaattgtttggAAATACTCTAAaaatagagttttattttatttgattttcaattttttttaattttatttgattttattttatattagagGTATAAAATAGTTGAGAATTCGAAAGAAAACACTAACCCTTGATCAAGTTGAACAATAATGAAGGGCATTATATGAAGAAACCAAAACTCTAGGTAGTCCTAATCTTTGACTGCCATAGTCTTTGTTTGAAGCTCTCAACTCCCATCCAAAGTAAAATGTTCGTTCTAGACAAAATTAGGTGACAACAAAAAcccattaagaaaaaaaaaagtgggaaaaagaaaaaaattattatatctaCACCATTATTTCTATTTTGCACCAAAACTTAAATCAAAAGCTACTTCTATTAAAGTTAAATGTGAATGGCTTTTGTAGAAAGAATCtttaaaaagagattttagaaatgaaaattactttacatagaattttcaatcattttataaaaagttataGGTTATGTTTCGCCCCTAAAAGtaacaaggaagaaaaaaaaattgttaaaaaaaataatttttttatatttgattgtactattaaaaatgaaaaagaaaattaaatataattaaaattgattagaaatttatatatttaaaattatttaatctttatatcaatgattttaagataaatgaaatgagttagaaataataaataaaaataatttgttgactttaaatttattttttattttcttctatttttctttttttattatttatttatattttctcttaaattttttgataaccaaacataatcatAATGTCcaattttaattaccaaatagtTTTAAGGTTTTAGTGTTAATAAAACATCACTATAATTAATTATAGGCCAGTGATAATCACATGagcatgtttttttattaaaaaaatgtataaatgttaaatttataatatattaaccTCTAATCcattacataattattttattaaaaattataattaatacaGCAAAAAGACATTGCATGCctatattttaacaaatattttctaagttttAGTATTAGTAAAATATCATCATAATTAATTATAGGTAAGTGATAATCACATCACTTGGTTACATCATCCATCTTCCAATATTCATAGTTAGGTTAATCTAACTCAATTAATTATTGTGATAAGAAAATTAATCCACCTTTAATTTTATTCAGTCACATGATAAATCACCTGGTTCTTTTCAAAGTCAAAGTTTCTTACACGGTATTAATCTTCAATTGGTTAAtcctagtattttattttatttttttcattttatgatcTCATCAATGTACAAATTAAATTGAGATTACTTTAATTGGGAAAGCAAAGATTAATTTATTTGGAATATGATCAAGCTCTTGTAATTATGAGATTATAATtggaataatatatatatatatatattatttcttttttttttttaataattttcaaatgacaaaaatctaatgtctttgttgataattattttaaattttttaaaataaaaataaaaaatatatagtattttcagataatatcttttaattgtttttatttattttttgaaaattattttaaaaaataattatataaaaataaagtactaaaaAGAAGGGTTAACAACATTTTAGGTTCAAATagatttttctatcattttcaaaagcagTTAGGAAGTAGATTCCAACTCCAGTACctcattcatgtcatcattttggaagaaaagttttaaaaaattaaaataaaaaaattaaaacaataaaagaagtAGCTTAAAAGAATgggttaaaaaaagaaattaaaagatagACAATAAAGTTGACCCATTCACATGAAATTAAAGTATGAACTAGAATACAATTACAAGCTAAAAAGTATGAAAAAAGCAGCTTCTCTTCTAGGTTGACACGCAAGGAAGCCAGCCAAATAAACATTAAACTGCATTATAATGATAGTAAGTGTCAATATCTCCTCCCTTATTTTCACGTCTCAACCCCATCTACTTCCTTCACAACTTCTTTACCAAGAGATTGACTCCATTCTCAGGCTCTATCAACAGCCTGAGTGCAGCTGAGTGTTTATAATTAGGAGAAAGGGAGAGTGAAAAATTGGACAGTATCAGACTTATCAGTATCTTGAGCTCAACCATGGCCAAATTCTGGCCAAGGCACACCCTTGGACCGACCCCGAACGGCATGTACAAGTGTGGGAGCTTGCAGGCACCTGTGATCCCATTTTTGAACCTCTCAGGGTTGAATTTAAGCGCGTCAGGTCCCCAATTTTCCGGGTCTGTGTGCAGTGTCACCACCAGGTTCCATACATTCACCCCCTTTGGCACATGGATGCCTCCGAATTTCATGTCCGCTAAGGCCTCCCTCGACATCACCGGTACTGGCGGGTAGAGTCGCAGTGATTCGTAGATCACCATCGTCATCTGCCAAtccaaattaaaatatattgttgaCTCATCAACCTAACACTTCAACATATAAACTAATGAGTTTAGGTTGGTGACCTAACGGTGTATACTTAATTACAGTACCTGTTTCATTTTGAGGATCATATCCGCATCTGGTGTTCTGCCCTTACAGATTTCGACTACTTCTTCCCGAACCCGAGCCTGCCAATCAGGATTTGCAGCCAGGAGCATGAGGCACCATACAGCGGACACCGCAGTGGTCTCATAGCCAGCCAAGTAGATGTTCTTGCAGTTATCGACAATGAAGTTGTCTGTTGCTTCTTGGCTTAGGTCGCTTTTCTTAGCTCCCTCAAGGACCATCTGCAGCAGGTCTTTTTCATGGGCAGCTAACTCCTTTCTCTCACTCACTACCTTTAGAATCAAATTCCGGATATCCTTTTGTAGTGCCCAAGCATCTCTGTTGCGCTTGATAGGAATATATCTGTTATCATATAGTAAAATcgatcattttatatatatatatatatttttttttaaattttggtatgatTTTAGCCATGAAGTTATATAGGAGAAAGCTTGGTACCTCATTCCGGGAATAAACGAAAAAACATTCTTGGACATGGCCTCTTGGAGAGCTTTAAGCTTCAAGAAAATCTCTTCCCCTTTTGTGTAACTGCCACCAAAACAAGCCCTTGAGATCACATCTCCTGAGAAGCTTCTCATGTGCTCGTCGATTCTTATGTCTGCAATTCCACCCTCTGCCTCGATCTTACTCCTCCATGAGTTCAACAGTGTGTCTACGGACTCAGTAATTAGGCCTATCATTCCCTGCAAGTGATCCGCATATTAGGCTTCCAACAAGCAACAACACAATTATAGAATCAAAGTAGAAGTTATCACATGGTAAATCATACCTTGACCTTCTCCATGTACAATTCAGGAGCAAGGATTTTTCTATTATGAGCCCAGACAGCTCCATTCGAGGTTAGAATGCCCTGGCCGAGCAAAGGACCGAACTCTCTCTGTAGGTATGAGGGCTTCCCAAAGTCCAAGGATGAGCATGTAGTAATTTCTCTAACAATATCAGGTTGATTCGCATGTAATATTTGTGTGTTACCAAGTGAAAACATGAACACTTGACCTGTAAAAAACCACATTCGGTAAACTTTTAGCTGTTGGCCAATTAAATTCCATGGAGAATGActtcatataattatttgacCAACAAAGTTCAAAGTTGGCGATCATAGTTATCAATTTGCTATCGATAATTAACTCTCTGCGACAATGGAGATGATGGATGGATGATGAAGAAAGATGAAATTTGAATCCTACCATATTTGTTTCGCCACTGCTCGAAAAAGGGGAATAGAGCAGCAGCACAGTTGTGGGTGCCGGTGGAGGAGTCCTTCACTGCCGTGGACCGTGACTTCTTGATCTCCCTTATGTTGCCGAGCAGAAAAGACGGTGGCGGGCCACTGATCCCTTGGCTCCTCAGAATAGATCTCAGCTTCTCCGGCTTAACCACCAGGGCATTATACAGGCGAAAGAACAGTCCAAGAACAACCGCCAAAGCTAGAGATATGAACACCTTAACTGTAAAAGCCTCCATTTCCGAAACCCTAACTCTCCTTCTCTCTACTGCTTCGTTGGGGGTCTTGGGTTGTCTTCTTCGTTCAGTATGAGGCCATTTATATAGGGATACTGTGAGACTTTTTGTGTCACGCCCCCAAACCGAATTTAGGggctaaaattgtaattttaaaaaataattaatttaatttaataaggaTAAGAAGATTTTTTTCGTGTTTAAAATCCTTAGttataaaactataaattagATATTTCTTGTCTAGAAAGGAAGATTTGGAAGTTTGGGTTGAAGATCGATTTTCTAATTAAGATTCTAACTcctagattaatattttagattcattaattagttttgaacatattaaatattctttaaaaaatcccaatttAAATTAAGGTttgtttatttaacttttagataaaaaagtttgaaaatttgtgaATATAGATTGATTCATTACCCAAGATaggaaattttcaaagaaaattttgagattgttgattgaattgattgaaaaaaaaaggaaatcaattggagggaaaaaaaaaaaagaaaaagaaaaagaaaaacgaagATATTGTGAGAttgttgacttaaaaaaaaGGGGGATATCAATTGTGTGGCTGTGAGAGGGAGGAGGGAGATAGTTTGTATAAGGTAGAGagtggaataaattaaataatgataatgaattTAGTTGGTGGAATTGGTGGAGTTATATTAAAAGTAGTAAGTATTTTGTTATGTAAGGGGATATtgggtaataataataataataataataataataataataataatttcaaagaaaattttgagattgttgattgaattgattgaaaaagaaaaaaaaaaagaaatcaattggagggaaaaaaaaaaaagaaaaagaaaaacgaagACATTGTGAGAttgttgacttaaaaaaaaGGGGGATATCAATTGTGTGGCTGTGAGAGGGAGGGAGATAGTTTGTATAAGGTAGAGagtggaataaattaaataatgataatgaattTAGTTGGTGGAATTGGTGGAGTTATATTAAAAGTAGTGAGTATTTTGTTATGTAAGGGATATtgggtaataataataataataataataataataataataataataataataatataatttaagtatataaaacaaatagattattataataagatttggaacgGATATGAGTTTATGaaaatttggatattgtttaggaagttgaaaataatattatgtggtaataatattaatataagaaattaattaggatccctaatactaaataaaatatttttaggattgtcaaatttatacatttagataaataatcaataataataattgtatatgatattatgttaggtgagaagcaaaattttcaagtaaaattcTTCAAGAGTGTTTTTTTCaaggtaagagaaattaatatagattttgtaaaaggaaataattttccttttatattgtattttgaaacgtgtgaaaatattattttatttctatgcaTGGATTAAGATatgttttatatgaaaaatatgttaagcaatttctttgattttgaaaaaaaaaaatgaaaatttgtggagatatgatgttttgttttgtaagttcgaattaatgaaataaagtatttgaCTTTGGTTTATATAACCTTAATTAACatattataattgttgacatgtTTTGTCatagtcaatgggttataattgttgacattttcggCCCTAGCcaatgggttataatagttgatgtTATATGACTCAAGTCAACGCattctaataattaattttacgACTCTagtcaattgattataattatTGACCTTTTATTTGTCCATCTTAAAAGGAACAAATTTAAGGTTAGTCAATTATTTGTGAAGTCCtacctaattgggcaccatttgcTATTCGACAActagagtaaagatattttgaatgtatttgatttggttttaatatgaaattgttttgacataaatatgaaaatgttttgGTTGAACAGTTTTGAATGCATTAGCATATtgaattcaaaagtttttatgaaaatgctAATATGTTATATCTCTTGTTTTGCaatcataattgaaaatgtttgatccatgaaactgtattgaTATTCCTTGTTGGGCTTTAAGTTCATTCTCcttcgttgataattttttaggcACTCTCAGATCGGGTGAAGAGTGATAGCTAGGCTagagaatttttctttgttagaattttgattcaaactttattttggacattatttagatattaaaatttaattcttgtttgaattatttaagTTTGAAGTTATTTGAACAATAACACTTTaattgatgtgttagttttaaagttgagaattgagcattataaaatttatttatctcacTACTTTGATTGAAAATCATCTAACTGTAAGATTAATGTTTGtgttgtttccactttgagTTTTAGGACTTTAGGtggcccttggagtgggttttgggtcGTGACATTTTGGGCATAAGAATAACAAGACTTGAAGATTAGAAGATTAGGGCAACTCCATGTGCAAGCCTACTAGCCCAGTCTAGATAGAGAAGTCGTCATTTGCTCGCCTTAACAAATTGTTTGAGATTGACCAGGTCGAATGGAATCATGGTGTGCTACTTATAGCAAAGAATATGTTGGGGTCGTTCTTACTCAAGTTAAGTCATTTGTAATCCTTCTTATTCCATGGCTAGCACCACTGACTCTTATGTCGGGCAAGCACTTTGTGCTGAAGGACTTTCCTTTCTACGAGGCAGCTCATCTTGCTAATGCTGAGAGAAGATAGGCTCGTCTAGATGCTTGGGAGAAAAAGTGCCAAGAGGGGACTTTGCACCAAGCCCTTGGTTCAACTTCTTAGGTAACTTCAAGCCCTATCCCCCAACTAGCAAAAAAGAAGACTATTGTTTGGCCTCAGGCTTAGTGGACTATGACCAAGCCGGATGAGATGTTCGGAGCAGAGTGGATTGAGTGGTGTGACACCATTGAGCCAATCGTGCCATCTATAATCAAagaattggaagaaaaaaaagaaaaaatggtttcCAATCCATGAGCCGACTTCTGCAAACGGCAATAGAAAAGGCTGAATGAGATCATTGAACTCGAGccctcataaaaaaataaaagatgggcGGCAAAAAGGGCTCATCCATTAAGCTTGCTGTCACTCCTCCGTCGGTGCCAATTCCCTCATCTTCGTCCATTTCTAAGGCACAGGACATGGAAAACATTCCTTTTCATGGGCTAAGGGAGATGGTCACCTTATCAAGTGATGACTCCATGCCTAGTGCACAAACTTCGTCTACTGCTCCCATCGATGTGCCCAACCGAGAAGAGTCAAACGTTCTTTTGGAGTGCTTTCCCACATTCACCAATATGGAGCCTGCAACATTTCATATGAATAAGCTCTTCCCAATGTTGGAGAGGATTCCAATGGATGTGACTGCTGACCCCCAGTAAAACTTCATAGCTCATGTCCCACATGGGACCATAGATGACACCATTGAAGCGATCATGCACTTGAACGATTACACGTCCATGCAAAAAACGGAAGTGGTATGATTCCTTTTATACATAATGTATGTGCTTtacatatcattttcttttttactaaTTCTCTTTAGCTCTTTGCGATAGATTGTAGTCGAGGTCTGAAATATGATGAGATAGCGTTCTCAACTAATTGAATGGTTGAAAGTAGCCAAAAAAATTAGGACGTACATGGCCTATGGAGCGGACTGCTAGAAAGAATTGTTGGCAAAATTGGAGACAACTAAGGCAACCAAAGTCGTGGCATGAAAGGTGTTAGTTGAAAGTGCAGGCCTACTGAGGAAGGTGGAATTGAAGAATGATATGTTTCAAGCCAAGATCCATCAGTTAAAATTGGATATGGTAGTCTTAGAATCATCCAAGGCCTGAACTAAAGAAGAAGTGCTCGGCTGAAATTAAAGCTCAAGCAAACCATGTCCAACTTTGCCAAGGAAAAGAAGGAGTTGGAGGTGGCCTATCAACA includes the following:
- the LOC117910860 gene encoding cytochrome P450 714C2-like codes for the protein MEAFTVKVFISLALAVVLGLFFRLYNALVVKPEKLRSILRSQGISGPPPSFLLGNIREIKKSRSTAVKDSSTGTHNCAAALFPFFEQWRNKYGQVFMFSLGNTQILHANQPDIVREITTCSSLDFGKPSYLQREFGPLLGQGILTSNGAVWAHNRKILAPELYMEKVKGMIGLITESVDTLLNSWRSKIEAEGGIADIRIDEHMRSFSGDVISRACFGGSYTKGEEIFLKLKALQEAMSKNVFSFIPGMRYIPIKRNRDAWALQKDIRNLILKVVSERKELAAHEKDLLQMVLEGAKKSDLSQEATDNFIVDNCKNIYLAGYETTAVSAVWCLMLLAANPDWQARVREEVVEICKGRTPDADMILKMKQMTMVIYESLRLYPPVPVMSREALADMKFGGIHVPKGVNVWNLVVTLHTDPENWGPDALKFNPERFKNGITGACKLPHLYMPFGVGPRVCLGQNLAMVELKILISLILSNFSLSLSPNYKHSAALRLLIEPENGVNLLVKKL